From Homo sapiens chromosome 6, GRCh38.p14 Primary Assembly, the proteins below share one genomic window:
- the COL10A1 gene encoding collagen alpha-1(X) chain precursor, protein MLPQIPFLLLVSLNLVHGVFYAERYQMPTGIKGPLPNTKTQFFIPYTIKSKGIAVRGEQGTPGPPGPAGPRGHPGPSGPPGKPGYGSPGLQGEPGLPGPPGPSAVGKPGVPGLPGKPGERGPYGPKGDVGPAGLPGPRGPPGPPGIPGPAGISVPGKPGQQGPTGAPGPRGFPGEKGAPGVPGMNGQKGEMGYGAPGRPGERGLPGPQGPTGPSGPPGVGKRGENGVPGQPGIKGDRGFPGEMGPIGPPGPQGPPGERGPEGIGKPGAAGAPGQPGIPGTKGLPGAPGIAGPPGPPGFGKPGLPGLKGERGPAGLPGGPGAKGEQGPAGLPGKPGLTGPPGNMGPQGPKGIPGSHGLPGPKGETGPAGPAGYPGAKGERGSPGSDGKPGYPGKPGLDGPKGNPGLPGPKGDPGVGGPPGLPGPVGPAGAKGMPGHNGEAGPRGAPGIPGTRGPIGPPGIPGFPGSKGDPGSPGPPGPAGIATKGLNGPTGPPGPPGPRGHSGEPGLPGPPGPPGPPGQAVMPEGFIKAGQRPSLSGTPLVSANQGVTGMPVSAFTVILSKAYPAIGTPIPFDKILYNRQQHYDPRTGIFTCQIPGIYYFSYHVHVKGTHVWVGLYKNGTPVMYTYDEYTKGYLDQASGSAIIDLTENDQVWLQLPNAESNGLYSSEYVHSSFSGFLVAPM, encoded by the exons ATGCTGCCACAAATACCCTTTTTGCTGCTAGTATCCTTGAACTTGGTTCATGGAGTGTTTTACGCTGAACGATACCAAATGCCCACAGGCATAAAAGGCCCACTACCCAACACCAAGACACAGTTCTTCATTCCCTACACCATAAAGAGTAAAG GTATAGCAGTAAGAGGAGAGCAAGGTACTCCTGGTCCACCAGGCCCTGCTGGACCTCGAGGGCACCCAGGTCCTTCTGGACCACCAGGAAAACCAGGCTACGGAAGTCCTGGACTCCAAGGAGAGCCAGGGTTGCCAGGACCACCGGGACCATCAGCTGTAGGGAAACCAGGTGTGCCAGGACTCCCAGGAAAACCAGGAGAGAGAGGACCATATGGACCAAAAGGAGATGTTGGACCAGCTGGCCTACCAGGACCCCGGGGCCCACCAGGACCACCTGGAATCCCTGGACCGGCTGGAATTTCTGTGCCAGGAAAACCTGGACAACAGGGACCCACAGGAGCCCCAGGACCCAGGGGCTTTCCTGGAGAAAAGGGTGCACCAGGAGTCCCTGGTATGAATGGACAGAAAGGGGAAATGGGATATGGTGCTCCTGGTCGTCCAGGTGAGAGGGGTCTTCCAGGCCCTCAGGGTCCCACAGGACCATCTGGCCCTCCTGGAGTGGGAAAAAGAGGTGAAAATGGGGTTCCAGGACAGCCAGGCATCAAAGGTGATAGAGGTTTTCCGGGAGAAATGGGACCAATTGGCCCACCAGGTCCCCAAGGCCCTCCTGGGGAACGAGGGCCAGAAGGCATTGGAAAGCCAGGAGCTGCTGGAGCCCCAGGCCAGCCAGGGATTCCAGGAACAAAAGGTCTCCCTGGGGCTCCAGGAATAGCTGGGCCCCCAGGGCCTCCTGGCTTTGGGAAACCAGGCTTGCCAGGCCTGAAGGGAGAAAGAGGACCTGCTGGCCTTCCTGGGGGTCCAGGTGCCAAAGGGGAACAAGGGCCAGCAGGTCTTCCTGGGAAGCCAGGTCTGACTGGACCCCCTGGGAATATGGGACCCCAAGGACCAAAAGGCATCCCGGGTAGCCATGGTCTCCCAGGCCCTAAAGGTGAGACAGGGCCAGCTGGGCCTGCAGGATACCCTGGGGCTAAGGGTGAAAGGGGTTCCCCTGGGTCAGATGGAAAACCAGGGTACCCAGGAAAACCAGGTCTCGATGGTCCTAAGGGTAACCCAGGGTTACCAGGTCCAAAAGGTGATCCTGGAGTTGGAGGACCTCCTGGTCTCCCAGGCCCTGTGGGCCCAGCAGGAGCAAAGGGAATGCCCGGACACAATGGAGAGGCTGGCCCAAGAGGTGCCCCTGGAATACCAGGTACTAGAGGCCCTATTGGGCCACCAGGCATTCCAGGATTCCCTGGGTCTAAAGGGGATCCAGGAAGTCCCGGTCCTCCTGGCCCAGCTGGCATAGCAACTAAGGGCCTCAATGGACCCACCGGGCCACCAGGGCCTCCAGGTCCAAGAGGCCACTCTGGAGAGCCTGGTCTTCCAGGGccccctgggcctccaggcccaCCAGGTCAAGCAGTCATGCCTGAGGGTTTTATAAAGGCAGGCCAAAGGCCCAGTCTTTCTGGGACCCCTCTTGTTAGTGCCAACCAGGGGGTAACAGGAATGCCTGTGTCTGCTTTTACTGTTATTCTCTCCAAAGCTTACCCAGCAATAGGAACTCCCAtaccatttgataaaattttgtaTAACAGGCAACAGCATTATGACCCAAGGACTGGAATCTTTACTTGTCAGATACCAGGAATATACTATTTTTCATACCACGTGCATGTGAAAGGGACTCATGTTTGGGTAGGCCTGTATAAGAATGGCACCCCTGTAATGTACACCTATGATGAATACACCAAAGGCTACCTGGATCAGGCTTCAGGGAGTGCCATCATCGATCTCACAGAAAATGACCAGGTGTGGCTCCAGCTTCCCAATGCCGAGTCAAATGGCCTATACTCCTCTGAGTATGTCCACTCCTCTTTCTCAGGATTCCTAGTGGCTCCAATGTGA